One Oncorhynchus keta strain PuntledgeMale-10-30-2019 chromosome 11, Oket_V2, whole genome shotgun sequence DNA window includes the following coding sequences:
- the LOC118390217 gene encoding zinc finger and SCAN domain-containing protein 12-like, whose protein sequence is MNVVEFLVSLLDVQKQQLKALTRQGEIQEKVLSQLVKDGLTKTLDRSSPQDEEEQRRPGMTTGRDKDPEDWVARLTGLLQEETQKKSQPIRPQGLTNASQTRVQGQMWTVEDKSRQDFLSLRYDTQKGARELGQRLDSAAKHWLRPDLRTAAQVEQCVAMEQFLSLLPMEAGAWVQKQQPRDMEEAISMAEQRLGSGVFTVSSPAPTQTDTAQSSTEAHEQGSVKMQSTSDQPDALTKSFLNQLETVKLESVHFSLEIPDVGMTSYQEEQDEHKRVPEEGSIFVCKQEVEDPDWHQESAPPEPIQMSVRTTEHESMSVDTPYIFLPRNNPLSSTIYTHPTPTVSSQIPSPQSPPPLAPDAYHPHVQDSPVIAGLRSNASSDETELTARYTRLISEDGQLTWGTLSGVPSPSFHTRQLSPSPSHQCPDCGCCFAQQRNLEEHRNIHTGARPFVCGVCGKAFCHRRTLNKHTRIHSWERPFQCTDCGQTFKLKDTMKRHQVSHSKPGPGARHLSHSR, encoded by the exons ATGAATGTAGTTGAGTTCCTGGTGTCCCTGCTGGATGTGCAGAAACAACAACTGAAAGCGCTGACCAGACAGGGAGAGATCCAGGAAAAGGTCCTCAGCCAGCTGGTCAAGGATGGTTTAACCAAAACCCTTGACCGGTCTTCACCGCAGGATGAAGAGGAACAGAGAAGGCCTGGGATGACAACAGGGAGAGATAAAGACCCAGAGGACTGGGTTGCTAGGCTGACTGGGCTGCTGCAAGAGGAGACACAGAAGAAGAGTCAACCGATCAGACCCCAGGGGTTGACTAATGCCTCCCAGACCAgggtacagggacagatgtgGACTGTGGAGGACAAGAGCAGGCAGGACTTCCTGTCCCTGAGGTACGACACCCAGAAGGGAGCCAGAGAGCTGGGGCAGAGGCTTGACTCGGCTGCTAAGCACTGGCTTAGGCCTGACCTAAGGACTGCTGCACAAGTAGAGCAGTGTGTTGCTATGGAGCAGTTTCTGTCCCTATTGCCAATGGAGGCTGGTGCCTGGGTGCAGAAGCAGCAGCCCAGGGATATGGAGGAAGCAATTAGCATGGCTGAGCAGCGGCTTGGGTCTGGGGTCTTCACCGTCTCCTCGCCTGcccctacacagacagacacagcacaGAGCTCAACAGAGGCACATGAACAAGG GAGTGTCAAGATGCAGAGCACCAGTGATCAGCCAGATGCTTTGACCAAGTCATTTCTCAACCAGCTGGAGACAGTTAAACTGGAGTCTGTCCATTTCAGCCTGGAGATTCCTGATGTGGGGATGACCAGCTATCAGGAGGAGCAGGATGAGCATAAGAGGGTCCCAGAGGAAGGGTCCATCTTTGTGTGTAAGCAGGAAGTGGAAGATCCTGACTGGCATCAGGAGAGTGCTCCTCCAGAGCCCATCCAAATGTCTGTGAGAACAACAGAACATGAAAGCATGTCTGTGGACACACCTTACATCTTCCTTCCCAGAAacaaccctctctcctccaccataTACACGCATCCAACACCCACAGTGTCCAGTCAGATCCCCTCCCCACAGTCACCCCCACCCCTAGCTCCTGACGCCTATCATCCACATGTCCAGGACAGCCCAGTGATAGCCGGACTGCGGAGTAATGCTTCTAGTGACGAGACTGAGCTTACTGCCAGGTACACAAGGCTAATCTCTGAAGATGGACAGTTGACCTGGGGGACCCTCTCGGGTGTTCCTTCACCCTCCTTCCACACTCGCCAGTTATCACCCTCGCCCTCCCATCAGTGCCCAGACTGTGGCTGCTGCTTCGCCCAGCAGAGGAACCTGGAGGAGCACAGGAACATTCACACGGGAGCGAGGCCCTTCGTCTGTGGGGTGTGTGGGAAGGCCTTCTGCCACCGCCGCACCctcaacaaacacacacgcatccACTCCTGGGAGAGACCCTTTCAATGTACTGACTGTGGACAGACCTTCAAACTCAAAGACACCATGAAGAGGCACCAGGTTTCCCACAGCAAGCCAGGGCCAGGGGCACGTCACCTCTCTCACTCACGCTGA
- the LOC118390216 gene encoding tripartite motif-containing protein 16-like codes for MAESNFPLPPDGFTCLLCTEMLRDPVTISCGDTYCLECIKIYWDQYDHLGVYSCPQCRATFSPRPVLRRNVPNVTQELELQPFPYLQRDSLCDFCVGRRSKAVKSCLMCLAYYCETHVKPHYESATFKRHKLVDETGHLDRKICPQHQKGLELFCRSDQMCICVLCTVREHRSHNIISAEEERAEKQKNLAVTQSEVQHIIQERMKELQELRHNVNVLKSNAQRVISDSDKIFSEMLQAVERWHAEVSQLTKANMQVAMSQAEGYVERLEQEILELQRKDVELRQILDTEDNIHFLQNFPTLCVPPEPTVPKVLINPQFSFGEITKTATDMKEHLDDICKKELSKISKLVSDTPVYILSPRGGDKQFKAPSRADFQEPKTRADFLRYSCPLTFDPNTAYKELVLFEGNHKVMRKKTVQFYPDHPERFDGFSQVLCRESLGGFRYYWEAEWSGEFSIGVAYKSISRKSKNSHSLLGYNDKSWSLLCSDSGYSAWHNKMDKDLPEAPRATRVGVYLDYTANTVAFYSVSGAMELIHKFKAQFSEPLYAGFGVGSSVSLCQLKENLQLYRAQ; via the exons ATGGCTGAGTCGAACTTCCCCCTGCCTCCAGATGGCTTCACATGTCTTCTGTGTACAGAAATGCTGCGAGACCCCGTCACCATCTCCTGTGGAGACACCTACTGTCTGGAGTGCATCAAGATCTACTGGGACCAGTACGACCACCTGGGGGTGTACAGCTGCCCCCAGTGCCGGGCCACTTTCAGCCCTCGCCCCGTGCTGAGACGCAATGTGCCCAACGTGACCCAGGAGCTCGAGCTGCAGCCCTTCCCCTACCTCCAGAGGGATTCACTGTGTGACTTCTGTGTAGGCCGCCGCAGCAAGGCTGTCAAGTCGTGCTTGATGTGCCTGGCCTACTACTGCGAGACACACGTCAAGCCTCACTACGAGTCGGCCACCTTCAAGAGGCACAAGCTGGTGGATGAGACGGGTCACCTGGACAGGAAGATCTGTCCGCAGCACCAGAAGGGCCTGGAGCTGTTCTGTCGCTCTGACCAGATGTGTATCTGTGTGCTGTGTACAGTCAGGGAGCACCGCAGCCACAACATCATCTCTGCTGAGGAGGAGCGTGCTGAGAAACAG AAAAACCTGGCAgtgacccagtctgaggtccagcACATCATTCAGGAGCGGATGAAGGAACTGCAGGAGTTGAGACACAATGTTAACGTTCTCAAG AGCAATGCCCAGCGGGTGATATCGGACAGTGATAAGATCTTCAGTGAGATGTTGCAGGCAGTGGAGCGATGGCACGCTGAGGTGAGCCAGCTGACTAAGGCCAACATGCAGGTGGCCATGTCACAGGCTGAGGGATACGTGGAGCGGCTGGAGCAGGAGATCCTAGAGCTGCAGCGCAAAGATGTTGAGCTGCGCCAGATCCTGGACACAGAGGATAACATCCACTTCCTACAG AATTTCCCCACGCTGTGTGTTCCTCCTGAGCCCACGGTGCCCAAAGTACTAATCAACCCCCAGTTCTCCTTCGGAGAGATCACGAAGACTGCCACCGACATGAAGGAGCATCTAGATGACATCTGTAAGAAGGAGCTGAGCAAAATCTCCAAGCTAG TAAGTGATACCCCTGTTTACATACTTTCACCAAGAGGTGGAGACAAACAATTCAAAG CACCCTCCAGGGCAGATTTTCAGGAACCCAAAACTAGGGCAGACTTCTTGAGAT ATTCCTGTCCGCTCACCTTTGACCCCAACACAGCCTACAAAGAACTGGTTCTGTTTGAGGGGAACCACAAAGTGATGCGGAAGAAGACAGTCCAGTTTTACCCGGACCACCCCGAGCGATTCGATGGCTTCTCCCAGGTTCTATGCAGGGAGTCACTGGGTGGGTTCAGGTACTACTGGGAAGCAGAGTGGAGTGGGGAGTTCTCAATCGGAGTGGCCTACAAGAGCATCAGCCGCAAGAGTAAGAACTCTCACAGTCTGCTGGGCTACAACGACAAATCCTGGagtctgctctgctctgactCGGGCTACTCCGCATGGCACAACAAGATGGACAAAGACCTGCCAGAGGCTCCGCGGGCCACACGGGTTGGAGTGTACCTGGACTACACTGCCAACACGGTGGCCTTCTACTCTGTGTCAGGGGCCATGGAGCTGATCCACAAATTCAAGGCCCAGTTCTCTGAGCCCCTGTATGCAGGCTTTGGAGTGGGTTCTTCCGTGTCCCTCTGCCAACTAAAGGAGAACCTCCAACTTTACCGAGCACAGTGA
- the LOC118390219 gene encoding NF-kappa-B inhibitor alpha-like has translation MAGIQPRCDFGKQHARPMLGFGLDKHETLGTSAPDDWCDSGLECLSGTALSLDDSFSNETSKTWGPRSPPHTASYPSLDDTDKHPMDFSSLGGGERLDSAIGDSITDETVGSISQGLGTMHLNEPVISYTVDDRGRQAAPSLEGERQRRDEMLNTLHFVSEDGDTALHLALIHEHWAFVQYLLGVIALDRSWVPYLDIQNHLGQTALHLAVIVDQSQCVRGLLWGGASAELQERGGNTPLHLAVRELRQDCVREITSNCQSTDYLQVTNYSGVSALHLAVQRGKEDIISMLIEAGADVNQRDPGSGRSPLHWAVESQSPRVVQLLLQRGANVDQPSYAGHTALYCSLHRPNKEVQALLKAGGASDAQAQEEEERESEEEFDDVVINGQRVH, from the exons ATGGCTGGTATTCAGCCCAGGTGCGATTTTGGAAAGCAGCATGCACGGCCTATGCTTGGCTTCGGGCTTGACAAACACGAAACTCTGGGTACTTCTGCACCGGATGATTGGTGCGACAGTGGGCTAGAATGTCTGAGTGGAACAGCGTTGAGCCTGGATGACTCTTTCAGCAATGAGACATCCAAAACCTGGGGGCCCAGGTCCCCTCCTCACACGGCCTCCTACCCCTCACTGGATGACACTGACAAGCACCCTATGGACTTTAGTTCACTGGGTGGTGGAGAGAGGTTGGACTCGGCTATAGGGGACTCAATTACAGATGAGACGGTGGGGAGTATATCACAGGGGCTGGGGACCATGCACCTGAATGAACCAGTTATTAGTTACACAGTCGACGACCGTGGGAGGCAAGCAGCACCGAGCCTGGAgggggaaagacaaaggagagacGAGATGCTCAACACACTGCACTTTGTGTCTGAGGATGGAGACAC GGCTCTTCACTTGGCTCTTATCCACGAGCACTGGGCCTTCGTACAATACTTACTGGGGGTGATCGCTCTGGACAGGAGCTGGGTGCCTTACCTGGACATCCAGAACCACTTGGGACAG ACTGCCCTCCACCTGGCTGTCATAGTGGACCAGTCCCAGTGTGTGCGTGGGCTGCTGTGGGGCGGTGCGAGTGCTGAGctccaggagagaggagggaacacacCGCTGCACTTGGCTGTCAGGGAGCTGAGGCAGGACTGTGTACGAGAGATCACCTCCAACTGCCAGAGCACCGACTATCTACAAGTCACCAACTACTCGG GGGTGAGTGCACTGCATTTGGCAGTACAGAGGGGCAAGGAAGACATAATCAGCATGCTGATTGAGGCAGGAGCTGATGTTAACCAGAGG GACCCAGGCTCAGGCCGTTCCCCTCTCCATTGGGCCGTGGAGTCCCAGAGCCCCAGGGTGGTGCAGTTGCTGCTGCAGAGGGGAGCCAATGTAGACCAGCCCTCCTATGCAGGCCACACAGCCCTCTACTGCTCCCTGCACAGGCCCAACAAAGAGGTACAGGCCCTGCTCAAGGCTGGAGGGGCCTCTGACGCACAGGcccaggaagaagaggagagggagagtgaagag GAGTTTGATGACGTTGTTATCAATGGACAACGAGTGCACTAA